The following coding sequences lie in one Mesorhizobium sp. DCY119 genomic window:
- a CDS encoding MurR/RpiR family transcriptional regulator: MSLSATDPRTIGPRIRMMMPHLTPLEGRVVDSILARRDFGTNTPLKSVAEDAGVSDAMIVKIAKKLGFDGFKDFRAGLVDYNSLPTAELHQELSPDDTDAEIARKVFRTSIQALEETLSILDPNAFERAADLIFNARQRDLYGIGGSAQIARDVAHKFLRIGVRASVFDDAHMMLMSASLLGEGDVVIAFSHSGATTAVIEPLELARRRGARTIALTNYATSPLASIADVVLCSTAQGSPLLGENAAARVAQLIIFDAVFAAVARRDLKAAERNLAATMSAVAAKRRIA, from the coding sequence ATGAGCCTTTCAGCAACCGATCCCCGAACGATCGGACCGCGTATCCGCATGATGATGCCGCACCTTACGCCGCTCGAAGGCCGAGTGGTGGACAGCATACTCGCGCGGCGCGATTTCGGAACCAATACACCCTTGAAGTCTGTCGCGGAGGACGCTGGCGTCTCGGACGCAATGATCGTCAAGATTGCCAAGAAACTTGGCTTTGACGGCTTCAAGGATTTTCGCGCTGGGCTGGTAGACTACAACAGTCTGCCGACCGCCGAACTGCATCAGGAACTCTCGCCGGACGACACCGACGCGGAGATCGCGCGAAAGGTGTTTCGTACGTCAATCCAGGCGCTCGAGGAAACGCTGTCGATCCTCGATCCCAACGCTTTCGAACGGGCGGCCGACCTGATCTTCAATGCACGCCAGCGCGACCTCTACGGCATCGGCGGGTCTGCGCAGATTGCCCGCGACGTTGCGCACAAGTTCTTGCGCATCGGGGTGCGTGCCAGCGTCTTCGACGACGCTCACATGATGCTTATGTCTGCCTCACTACTCGGCGAAGGCGACGTGGTGATCGCGTTCTCCCACTCCGGCGCCACGACCGCGGTGATTGAACCGCTGGAGCTTGCCCGCCGCCGCGGGGCACGCACGATCGCGCTCACCAATTATGCGACGTCGCCGCTGGCCTCGATCGCCGACGTAGTTCTCTGCTCGACGGCTCAGGGTTCGCCACTACTGGGTGAGAATGCTGCGGCGCGCGTCGCGCAGCTGATTATTTTCGACGCAGTCTTCGCTGCTGTGGCGCGGCGCGACCTGAAGGCCGCCGAGCGCAATCTCGCTGCGACTATGAGCGCGGTCGCCGCCAAGCGGCGCATCGCATGA
- a CDS encoding sugar phosphate isomerase/epimerase family protein yields the protein MLARFATRLNSFGSAPHLHWPDLVGKPTMMQMAERAATVDGLTDLDLNFPDHVSDEPADIARRIGELGLSINGLAMRYYTNQAFKRGAFTNPEEAVRREAIDLTKRGIDAVRAMGTDLMTIWLGQDGFDYNFQLDYSQVWDWQVAGIREVAEHDPGCRISIEYKPDEPRAQSLLRDAATTLLAIAEAGAPNLGVTIDFAHALYAGEQPAFAAHLIHRRSRLLGVHLNDGYAKRDDGLMVGAVHLRSTLELLRQIHKDGYDGALYFDTFPDTSGLDPVAECEANIATVRRLLAIAERLDGDNRLTDALARQDAVASQRIVNEALVGA from the coding sequence ATGCTCGCGCGCTTCGCCACTCGACTGAATTCCTTCGGTTCCGCACCGCACCTGCACTGGCCGGACCTAGTCGGCAAGCCAACCATGATGCAGATGGCCGAGCGAGCAGCGACCGTTGATGGCCTCACCGATCTGGATCTTAATTTTCCCGATCACGTCTCCGACGAGCCCGCGGACATCGCGCGGCGCATCGGCGAGCTCGGCCTGTCGATCAACGGTCTCGCCATGCGGTACTATACAAATCAGGCCTTCAAACGAGGAGCCTTTACGAATCCGGAGGAAGCAGTGAGGCGTGAGGCCATCGACCTTACCAAGCGAGGCATCGATGCCGTGCGCGCCATGGGCACCGATCTGATGACGATCTGGCTCGGCCAGGATGGGTTCGATTACAATTTCCAGCTCGACTATAGCCAGGTTTGGGACTGGCAGGTGGCTGGAATACGGGAGGTGGCAGAACATGACCCCGGCTGCCGGATCAGCATCGAATACAAGCCGGACGAGCCACGCGCCCAGTCTCTCTTGCGGGATGCGGCAACCACGCTGCTTGCCATCGCGGAAGCCGGCGCGCCGAACCTCGGTGTCACCATTGATTTCGCACATGCGCTTTACGCAGGTGAACAGCCAGCTTTTGCCGCGCATCTGATCCACCGGCGCAGCAGGCTTCTGGGTGTGCATCTCAACGACGGCTATGCCAAGCGCGACGACGGGCTGATGGTCGGCGCGGTGCATCTTCGTTCGACGCTTGAACTGCTGCGCCAGATCCATAAGGACGGATATGATGGCGCGCTCTATTTCGATACTTTTCCGGACACGAGCGGCCTCGACCCCGTGGCGGAATGCGAGGCCAACATCGCAACCGTGCGACGGCTGCTGGCAATCGCCGAACGACTCGACGGCGATAATCGGCTGACGGACGCGTTGGCGCGTCAGGATGCGGTGGCGAGCCAACGGATCGTCAACGAGGCATTGGTCGGCGCCTGA
- a CDS encoding LysR substrate-binding domain-containing protein yields the protein MQLPVRAIWVFHAAARAGSVSRAAEELGVTPSAVTQQIQALEVQLGVTLLTKMGRRVVLTEAGERYFATITDEIERIGEATSTIRGYRSVTTLTIRATPTLSNKWLLPRLASFLDRNPELEIRLDGTNEPTDFNRELVDLEIRHGDGRWPGLFVEGMAEETFVPACSPALAAAASLHPEDLMQFRLIHSVKSQAQWPAWFKLAGIQPVQRWRRVLFDRSHMAIDAASDGMGVALESTMMMERELRGGRLVCPVVEPPSVRIITQWIVCPRDHLRQKKVRLFLDWLRAERDES from the coding sequence ATGCAGCTTCCGGTCAGAGCGATCTGGGTTTTCCATGCCGCGGCGCGGGCAGGCAGTGTCTCACGCGCCGCGGAGGAACTCGGCGTGACGCCGTCAGCGGTCACGCAGCAGATTCAGGCGCTTGAGGTTCAGCTAGGGGTGACGCTGCTGACCAAGATGGGCCGCCGCGTCGTGCTGACGGAGGCGGGGGAACGATATTTCGCCACCATTACGGACGAGATCGAACGAATAGGGGAGGCGACGAGCACCATCCGCGGTTACCGTTCGGTCACGACGCTGACCATACGTGCGACCCCGACGCTGTCCAACAAATGGTTGCTGCCCCGTCTTGCTTCCTTCCTTGATCGAAATCCGGAGCTTGAGATCCGTCTGGACGGTACGAACGAGCCAACCGACTTCAACCGCGAACTTGTCGATCTGGAGATTCGTCATGGCGACGGACGGTGGCCCGGCCTGTTTGTCGAAGGAATGGCGGAAGAAACCTTCGTTCCCGCTTGTTCGCCTGCGCTGGCCGCTGCGGCAAGCCTTCACCCGGAAGATCTGATGCAGTTTCGCTTGATCCACTCGGTAAAATCGCAGGCGCAATGGCCGGCCTGGTTCAAGTTGGCCGGAATTCAACCCGTCCAAAGATGGCGCCGCGTGCTGTTTGACCGCAGCCACATGGCTATCGACGCCGCCTCGGACGGAATGGGGGTCGCGCTCGAAAGCACGATGATGATGGAACGCGAACTGCGTGGCGGACGACTCGTCTGTCCTGTCGTCGAGCCGCCTTCCGTTCGGATCATCACGCAATGGATCGTATGCCCGCGCGATCATCTGCGTCAAAAGAAAGTCCGACTGTTCCTCGACTGGCTGCGAGCGGAACGTGACGAGAGCTGA
- a CDS encoding substrate-binding domain-containing protein has product MTLRIRGVLIATTALALLGTVPAAFAEDSCSAYPTAKMDKIESTAVETEFGAVPVPKKELRFAYVTKTLINEFWQDVAAGVKDEAAKHNITVDVQAAKDESSMIEQLNLAQTVLSQKPDALLLSPQSDSNLVPVVEAARAANIPTIIIDDARTEGASTYVGTDQISIGAKAAIFLHETYPDGGKVAQIEGAAGSPNARLRIQGFKEELAKYSNLELVASQPGNWDRLTALNATANILRQTPDLAGIYANNDGMALGVVEAVTSGSSLDKVAVVGTDGIREAKKSVGAGEMRATVAEFPFEEGQLGVQMALRLLGCQAIPQWIVSPQAVITKENVKDFPDPKIN; this is encoded by the coding sequence ATGACATTACGTATCCGCGGCGTTCTTATCGCCACGACAGCGCTTGCTCTATTGGGCACGGTGCCCGCCGCTTTCGCTGAAGATAGCTGCTCGGCCTATCCAACCGCTAAGATGGATAAGATCGAGTCGACCGCCGTTGAGACAGAGTTCGGCGCGGTGCCCGTGCCGAAGAAGGAACTGCGCTTCGCCTACGTGACCAAGACATTGATCAACGAGTTCTGGCAGGATGTCGCGGCCGGAGTGAAGGATGAGGCGGCAAAGCACAACATAACCGTCGACGTCCAGGCGGCCAAGGACGAGAGCTCCATGATCGAGCAGCTCAACCTTGCCCAGACCGTGCTGTCGCAGAAGCCGGACGCGCTGCTGCTGTCGCCGCAGTCCGACTCCAATCTCGTGCCGGTGGTCGAAGCGGCGCGTGCCGCCAACATCCCGACCATCATCATCGACGATGCGCGAACGGAGGGCGCCAGCACCTATGTCGGAACCGATCAGATTTCGATCGGCGCCAAGGCCGCCATCTTCCTGCACGAAACCTATCCGGACGGCGGCAAGGTCGCCCAGATCGAGGGCGCAGCCGGTTCGCCAAATGCGCGCCTGCGCATCCAGGGCTTCAAGGAAGAACTCGCGAAATACTCCAATCTCGAGCTCGTCGCCAGCCAGCCGGGCAACTGGGACCGCCTGACCGCGCTCAATGCCACTGCCAACATCCTGCGCCAGACTCCCGATCTGGCCGGCATCTACGCCAACAATGACGGTATGGCGCTGGGCGTGGTCGAGGCGGTGACAAGCGGCAGCAGCCTCGACAAAGTGGCGGTTGTCGGAACCGACGGCATCCGTGAAGCCAAGAAGTCGGTCGGCGCGGGCGAGATGCGTGCGACAGTGGCTGAGTTCCCCTTCGAAGAGGGTCAGCTCGGCGTGCAGATGGCGCTGCGTCTCCTCGGCTGCCAGGCCATCCCCCAGTGGATCGTGTCGCCCCAGGCGGTTATCACCAAGGAAAACGTCAAGGATTTTCCCGATCCAAAAATCAACTGA
- a CDS encoding sugar ABC transporter ATP-binding protein, which yields MLTGITREGGESRPPLLLMTGIAKRFAGVHALKGVDLSLRGGEVHALLGENGAGKSTLVKIMFGIIQPDEGRIALDPLGTVRIDGPRDALAMGIGLVSQELSLVPQLDVAQNIFLGRTRGLRLVPRGDFRRQARKILDDLAPHLKTDTPVSALGMADRQLVEISRTLARGGRIVAFDEPTSSLTPAEQESLFAVIRRLKAAGKAIVYISHRMNEIRVIADRVTILRDGEVVASGLIGGYSEARLNELVAGRELSREMGADKPAPVRTAAVLELRKLSTARVHEIDLEVGAGEIVGLSGLVGSGRSAILRGCFGIDALTGGEINVGGKAVRLEKPADAMTCGVALIPEDRRGHAIVPMMDVERNFGLGNHDRFASFGVIKGSERRRSARRYVDELRIRPPSIATEMRNLSGGNQQKVVIARWLATGARIFLFDEPTRGIDVGAKAEIYALLRRLAADGAALLVVSSELPELLLICHRIGIVSGGRLRTMVENDANLTEAKLIALAAGEDKL from the coding sequence ATGCTGACCGGCATCACTAGGGAGGGCGGCGAAAGCCGTCCTCCCCTTCTTCTCATGACGGGGATCGCCAAGCGTTTTGCAGGCGTGCACGCGCTCAAGGGAGTGGATCTCAGCTTGCGTGGCGGCGAGGTGCACGCTCTGCTGGGCGAGAACGGCGCCGGCAAGTCGACGCTGGTGAAAATCATGTTCGGCATCATACAGCCGGACGAAGGCAGAATCGCACTCGATCCACTCGGTACTGTACGCATCGACGGCCCACGCGATGCGCTGGCGATGGGCATTGGTCTCGTCAGCCAGGAACTGAGCCTCGTGCCTCAGCTCGACGTGGCTCAAAACATCTTTCTTGGCCGCACGCGTGGACTTCGGCTGGTGCCGCGCGGTGACTTCCGCCGGCAGGCGCGCAAGATTCTCGACGATCTCGCCCCGCATTTGAAGACGGACACCCCGGTCTCCGCACTCGGCATGGCCGATCGCCAACTGGTCGAGATCAGCCGCACGCTTGCTCGCGGCGGCCGCATTGTCGCCTTCGACGAGCCGACCTCCAGCCTGACGCCGGCCGAGCAGGAAAGCCTCTTTGCCGTTATCCGTCGGCTGAAGGCGGCCGGGAAGGCTATTGTCTACATTTCGCACCGGATGAACGAAATCCGCGTTATCGCGGACCGTGTAACGATCTTGCGTGATGGCGAAGTGGTGGCGTCCGGTCTTATCGGGGGCTATTCGGAGGCGCGGCTGAATGAGCTCGTTGCCGGCCGCGAACTGTCGCGCGAGATGGGCGCCGATAAGCCCGCACCTGTCCGAACCGCGGCCGTGCTCGAGTTGCGCAAGCTTTCGACGGCGCGCGTTCATGAGATCGACCTCGAAGTCGGCGCCGGAGAGATAGTGGGACTTTCGGGCCTCGTCGGTTCGGGACGTTCGGCGATACTTCGCGGATGTTTCGGCATCGATGCACTGACCGGAGGCGAGATCAACGTAGGCGGCAAGGCCGTCAGGCTCGAAAAGCCGGCAGACGCCATGACCTGTGGAGTCGCCCTGATCCCCGAGGATCGCCGTGGCCACGCGATCGTGCCTATGATGGACGTGGAGCGAAACTTCGGATTGGGAAATCATGATCGCTTTGCCTCCTTTGGCGTGATCAAGGGAAGCGAGAGACGCCGCTCGGCACGCCGCTACGTGGATGAATTGCGCATCCGGCCTCCGTCGATTGCGACCGAGATGCGCAACTTGTCGGGCGGCAATCAGCAGAAGGTAGTAATTGCTCGGTGGCTAGCGACGGGCGCTCGCATTTTCCTGTTCGACGAACCCACTCGCGGCATCGACGTTGGGGCGAAGGCGGAGATCTATGCGCTGCTGCGCCGCCTCGCCGCCGATGGGGCAGCACTTCTCGTCGTATCTTCCGAACTGCCCGAACTCCTTCTGATCTGTCATCGGATCGGCATCGTCAGCGGCGGACGGCTGCGCACCATGGTCGAGAACGATGCGAACCTTACCGAGGCAAAGCTCATCGCGCTCGCTGCAGGAGAAGACAAGCTGTGA
- a CDS encoding ABC transporter permease, giving the protein MTDLTSLPRPDATDQKAAAAPRRGDLLRNASVAIGCVTLFLVFSVLNATFYQPSNLLDIMLQSSINAVIAVGMTLVIMTKGIDLSVGSIVGLSSMIAADMLSYGLLAGIGAGLLVGLACGLVNGMLIAKLRLPDFIVTLGTLSVYRGAALIYTDGQPIYGLSKEFRAIFAGRILDVPTPVILALVIAALAFLLVRYTALGEQIVAVGGNEEAARLSGVNIERVKITVYAVSGVLSSFAGFVLIARIGAAEPIGGNGFELQAIGSAVIGGASLFGGIGNPLGSLVGALTLGGLQNGLTLMNVPSFWQYVASGVVVILAVFADQWTRKRG; this is encoded by the coding sequence GTGACCGATCTGACTTCTTTACCCCGGCCGGATGCGACTGATCAGAAAGCCGCCGCGGCACCCCGACGCGGCGACCTGTTGCGCAACGCCAGCGTGGCGATCGGTTGTGTGACGCTTTTCCTGGTGTTCTCGGTGCTCAACGCCACCTTCTACCAGCCGTCGAACCTCCTCGACATCATGCTCCAGTCCTCGATCAACGCAGTGATCGCGGTCGGCATGACATTGGTCATCATGACCAAGGGTATCGACCTGTCCGTAGGATCGATCGTCGGCCTTTCGAGCATGATCGCGGCCGATATGCTCTCCTACGGCCTGTTGGCGGGCATCGGCGCAGGTCTGCTTGTCGGGCTCGCCTGCGGCCTTGTGAACGGCATGCTGATCGCCAAACTGAGGCTGCCCGATTTCATCGTGACGCTGGGAACGTTGAGCGTCTATCGGGGCGCCGCCCTGATCTACACCGACGGTCAGCCGATCTATGGGCTTTCCAAGGAATTCCGGGCTATTTTCGCGGGACGCATTCTTGACGTCCCCACGCCGGTGATTCTCGCGCTGGTCATTGCCGCGCTGGCGTTTCTGCTGGTCCGCTATACTGCGCTGGGCGAACAGATCGTCGCCGTCGGCGGCAACGAAGAGGCGGCTCGGCTCTCCGGCGTCAACATCGAGCGCGTCAAGATCACGGTCTATGCCGTGTCGGGCGTTCTTTCGAGCTTTGCCGGCTTCGTCCTGATTGCCCGCATCGGGGCCGCCGAGCCGATCGGCGGCAACGGCTTCGAGTTGCAGGCGATTGGCTCCGCGGTCATCGGCGGCGCGAGCCTGTTCGGTGGCATCGGCAATCCGCTCGGTTCGCTGGTCGGGGCGCTCACGCTCGGCGGACTCCAGAACGGGTTGACGCTTATGAACGTGCCGTCGTTCTGGCAGTACGTGGCCTCGGGCGTCGTGGTCATTCTCGCCGTCTTTGCCGATCAGTGGACACGTAAGCGCGGATGA
- a CDS encoding amidohydrolase family protein has product MNGTTTDESCAIVDTHQHFQSLSDAAYPWLDPDRPEPLEGDLTPIRRDYLPADYRRDMAGLGIIKTVHVQNGRNPSDPLDETRWLSDLADAYGIPDAIVAYADLADPDVGRLLEAHAAFSRVRGVRQILNWHHEPRLRSAPSADLMENSQWRAGFARLAPLGLSFDLQIYWPQMDMALALARDFPETAIVLEHFGMVADRSTEGLAGWRAAVKRLAQAPNVSVKLCGFGLGDPAWIVDGILPLLHYVIDAFSPARTMVGTNIPVDLLFGSSEKILAAIRAAVADLSEQERTAVLRTNAERIYRI; this is encoded by the coding sequence ATGAACGGGACGACGACCGACGAAAGCTGCGCCATCGTCGACACGCACCAGCATTTCCAGAGCCTGTCCGACGCCGCCTACCCTTGGCTCGATCCCGACCGGCCCGAGCCGTTGGAAGGCGACCTCACGCCGATCCGCCGCGACTACCTGCCTGCCGACTATCGCCGCGACATGGCGGGGCTCGGCATCATCAAGACGGTGCACGTTCAGAACGGCCGCAACCCGAGCGACCCGCTCGATGAAACGCGCTGGCTGAGCGACCTTGCCGATGCGTATGGCATCCCCGACGCGATCGTCGCGTATGCCGACTTGGCCGATCCGGACGTCGGGCGCTTGCTGGAAGCACATGCCGCGTTCTCGCGCGTGCGCGGCGTTCGCCAGATTCTGAACTGGCACCACGAGCCACGCCTGCGCAGCGCGCCAAGCGCAGATCTGATGGAAAATTCGCAGTGGCGGGCCGGGTTCGCTCGCCTTGCTCCGCTGGGATTGAGCTTCGACCTGCAGATCTACTGGCCGCAGATGGATATGGCCCTCGCGCTTGCCCGCGACTTTCCCGAAACTGCGATCGTGCTCGAACATTTCGGCATGGTCGCCGACCGCAGTACGGAGGGCTTGGCGGGGTGGCGCGCTGCGGTGAAGCGACTTGCCCAGGCACCAAATGTCAGCGTCAAGCTTTGTGGCTTTGGTCTCGGCGATCCGGCTTGGATCGTCGACGGCATTCTGCCACTGCTCCACTATGTCATTGACGCGTTCAGCCCTGCACGCACGATGGTCGGGACGAACATTCCGGTCGATCTGCTTTTTGGATCATCAGAGAAAATCTTGGCCGCAATTCGTGCCGCCGTTGCCGATCTGTCGGAGCAGGAACGCACAGCGGTGCTCCGTACAAACGCGGAGCGCATCTACCGCATCTAG
- a CDS encoding alkene reductase, producing the protein MYEKLLSPAKFGPWDLTSHIVMPPLTRNRAQADFTPNEEAPKYYGQRSSAGLVICEATQVSPEATGYPRTPGIWTEKHTAKWREVVDQIHTGGAKAIIQLWHCGRIAHPDNQPEGCYPIGPSAVQPKMPIYTDAAGGLTENPMPRVMTEEDIRGVIESYRKACENAKAAGFDGVELHGANGYIVDQFASSNTNLRTDDWGGTLERRVRFMEEVLKAMTSVYDPACVGVRLSPYGKFNEIDDENPKAKYEAMLRVAEKSGIGYVHVIRPVVSGNVQMKASALDAEVIDTARKIFSRRLIGAAGYTPESAETELQAGRVDLVAFGRSYVGNPDLVERIRRSVPLAASNEETWYTPGSEGYADYPTAT; encoded by the coding sequence GTGTACGAAAAACTTCTGTCACCGGCCAAATTTGGACCTTGGGACCTGACGAGCCACATCGTCATGCCGCCTTTGACCCGCAACCGGGCTCAGGCGGACTTCACCCCCAACGAAGAAGCGCCAAAATATTACGGGCAACGCAGCAGCGCTGGCCTTGTCATCTGCGAGGCCACTCAGGTAAGCCCCGAGGCGACCGGTTATCCGCGCACCCCGGGCATCTGGACGGAAAAGCACACTGCCAAGTGGCGTGAGGTGGTCGATCAAATCCACACCGGCGGCGCCAAGGCGATCATTCAGCTTTGGCATTGCGGCCGCATCGCACATCCGGACAACCAGCCCGAGGGTTGCTACCCGATCGGTCCGTCCGCGGTACAGCCCAAGATGCCGATCTACACCGACGCCGCCGGCGGTCTCACAGAGAATCCGATGCCGCGCGTGATGACCGAGGAGGACATCCGGGGCGTTATCGAGTCGTATCGAAAGGCGTGCGAAAACGCGAAGGCGGCGGGCTTTGACGGTGTCGAACTGCACGGCGCCAACGGCTATATTGTTGATCAGTTCGCCTCCTCGAATACCAATCTGCGCACCGACGACTGGGGCGGTACGCTCGAAAGGCGTGTTCGCTTCATGGAAGAAGTGCTCAAGGCCATGACCAGCGTCTACGATCCGGCTTGCGTCGGCGTGCGTTTGTCGCCCTATGGCAAATTCAACGAGATCGATGACGAAAATCCCAAAGCCAAATATGAAGCTATGCTCCGGGTCGCCGAGAAGTCTGGCATCGGGTATGTCCACGTCATTCGTCCGGTCGTCAGCGGCAACGTCCAGATGAAGGCGAGCGCCCTCGACGCCGAGGTGATCGATACCGCGCGCAAGATCTTCTCGCGGCGGCTGATCGGAGCGGCCGGGTACACGCCGGAATCCGCTGAGACCGAGCTGCAGGCTGGTCGCGTCGATCTGGTTGCGTTTGGCCGCTCCTATGTCGGCAACCCGGATCTGGTGGAACGTATCCGTCGGAGCGTCCCCCTCGCCGCAAGCAATGAAGAGACCTGGTATACGCCGGGTAGCGAGGGTTATGCCGACTATCCGACCGCGACTTAG
- a CDS encoding nuclear transport factor 2 family protein, which produces MTEIISNARLQQLLDVEEIRALRIKYSHVLDSGKVEGFHDVFSEDAVLAVTVGKMEGIDAIKTGLAGAYETYDWKKKKHYPFMHAVTNHSITITGPDTAEGLCYLLDFVTGREANRHPVLLLGLYADTYKRIDGKWKITHTNLDVPWGSEDA; this is translated from the coding sequence ATGACTGAGATCATATCGAACGCCCGTCTGCAGCAACTGCTCGATGTTGAGGAAATCCGTGCGCTTCGCATCAAATACAGCCACGTGTTGGACAGCGGGAAGGTTGAAGGCTTTCACGACGTATTCTCCGAAGATGCCGTTCTGGCGGTGACCGTCGGCAAGATGGAAGGCATCGACGCGATCAAGACCGGCCTGGCCGGCGCCTATGAGACCTATGATTGGAAGAAGAAGAAGCACTATCCGTTCATGCACGCGGTGACCAATCACTCGATCACCATCACCGGGCCGGACACCGCCGAGGGGCTTTGCTATCTGCTCGACTTTGTTACCGGACGCGAGGCAAATCGCCATCCTGTCTTGCTGCTCGGCCTTTATGCCGACACCTACAAGCGCATTGATGGCAAGTGGAAGATTACCCACACCAACCTGGACGTGCCATGGGGCAGCGAAGACGCCTGA
- a CDS encoding glucose 1-dehydrogenase: MSVSDKVVLISGAAKGMGANEARAFAAAGAKVVLGDVLDGEANRLAAELGESRAIAVHLDVSKTEDWAAAVKVAAERFGRLDVLVNNAGILRFSAIENCSDEEWEQVLAVNLGGVFKGIRAVIPLMKAAGGGSIINISSTAGLKGFSGVPAYISSKFGVRGLTKAAAIELAPFNIRVNSVHPGNIDTEMVAGLYPDFKHVPMNRLGRPEEISKLVVFLAGDDSSFSTGAEFVADGGETSGMPNLF; the protein is encoded by the coding sequence ATGAGCGTTTCGGACAAGGTTGTCCTGATCAGCGGCGCAGCAAAAGGCATGGGCGCAAACGAAGCGCGGGCCTTCGCTGCGGCCGGCGCGAAAGTGGTCCTGGGAGACGTGCTCGACGGCGAGGCCAACCGGCTTGCCGCGGAGCTCGGGGAGAGCCGAGCCATTGCGGTCCACCTGGATGTCAGCAAGACGGAGGATTGGGCCGCCGCGGTCAAAGTCGCGGCAGAGCGCTTCGGACGTCTCGACGTGCTCGTCAACAATGCCGGCATCCTCAGATTCTCCGCGATCGAGAATTGTTCCGACGAGGAATGGGAACAGGTTCTGGCGGTCAATCTCGGCGGCGTGTTCAAGGGCATCCGGGCGGTCATTCCCCTGATGAAGGCCGCGGGCGGCGGCTCGATCATCAACATCTCCTCGACCGCGGGTCTGAAGGGCTTCAGCGGCGTTCCGGCCTACATCTCGTCCAAATTCGGCGTTCGTGGCCTGACCAAGGCAGCCGCCATCGAACTGGCGCCCTTCAACATTCGCGTCAATTCGGTTCATCCGGGCAACATAGACACCGAAATGGTCGCCGGGCTGTATCCCGATTTCAAGCACGTTCCGATGAACCGGCTTGGACGTCCCGAGGAAATCAGCAAGCTGGTGGTCTTTCTTGCGGGGGACGACAGCTCATTCAGCACTGGCGCGGAATTCGTCGCGGATGGCGGCGAGACCAGCGGCATGCCGAATCTGTTCTAG
- a CDS encoding glucose 1-dehydrogenase, which yields MSTTATDPSNPPRQRFVGKTAVVTGAGSGIGRASANRFAHEGAHVAVWDVNRRSIDDTVAEIRAAGGRADGFHVDIANMKSVEAAAKATIAALGPVRVILNNAGILDDYANALDTDEALWDRIMGVNLKGMWLVSRALLPSMIEAGGGAIVNIASIAAFIAGGGGVAYTTAKHGVVGFTRQMALDFAHHGVRVNAVAPGAVETGMTAKILNDETLPVVHALRQAPAGRHAQPVELANVVLFLASEEASFVYGAVYLADGGWTIK from the coding sequence ATGAGCACCACTGCGACAGATCCGAGCAACCCGCCTCGACAGCGGTTCGTCGGCAAGACCGCCGTCGTCACCGGCGCGGGTTCCGGCATCGGCCGCGCCAGCGCCAACCGTTTCGCCCACGAAGGCGCGCATGTCGCGGTCTGGGACGTGAACCGGCGCAGCATCGACGACACGGTCGCTGAAATTCGAGCCGCCGGTGGACGCGCGGATGGTTTCCACGTCGACATCGCAAATATGAAAAGCGTCGAAGCCGCGGCCAAGGCAACGATCGCGGCCCTGGGTCCCGTCCGGGTCATTCTCAACAATGCCGGCATTCTTGACGACTATGCCAATGCCCTCGACACCGACGAGGCCCTGTGGGACCGGATCATGGGGGTCAATCTCAAGGGCATGTGGCTGGTCTCGCGCGCGTTGCTGCCATCGATGATCGAGGCCGGCGGCGGTGCCATCGTCAACATCGCCTCGATTGCCGCCTTCATCGCCGGCGGGGGCGGTGTCGCCTACACCACGGCAAAGCATGGCGTCGTGGGCTTCACCCGCCAGATGGCCCTCGATTTTGCCCACCATGGCGTGCGCGTGAATGCCGTCGCTCCGGGCGCGGTGGAAACCGGCATGACCGCCAAGATCCTCAATGACGAGACGCTGCCGGTCGTGCACGCCCTGCGCCAGGCGCCGGCTGGGCGTCATGCCCAGCCCGTCGAATTGGCGAATGTGGTCCTGTTTCTCGCGAGCGAGGAGGCAAGCTTCGTTTATGGCGCCGTCTACCTCGCCGACGGCGGCTGGACGATCAAGTAG